The Geotrypetes seraphini chromosome 8, aGeoSer1.1, whole genome shotgun sequence genome includes a region encoding these proteins:
- the FAM98C gene encoding protein FAM98C isoform X1: MSAESVPCSSPVVLRPVLRALGYEGSLMDEEEEEEVALAKLVSGGASCQELTALCCWLVTELRLLCLLEEDVSPTSGPEDADTFQLEMSGVLSELHCPYTLLTSGHVTSRLTDAKNCLLLLEFLSSELQAARLLSSRPFPVPEKNEAAEELRQISLALNMPESTLSSPASQLLEGMRAKVSDLLSTLPESEAVMRPLLKVPLDPHQWEQLQQIQQTLRSEYECRMRMLVSRFHVTLQSFHWSERSKDREKEMFQVYTPLRSALTVQSHVTLAHILAMREDTSRIVKTSSGASREKTSCSVNKVLMGSVPDRGGRPNEIEPPMPMWEKRREWKGDSSQKHWKKHGRKKNR, encoded by the exons ATGAGTGCGGAGTCGGTTCCGTGCTCTTCCCCCGTTGTGTTGCGACCGGTGCTTCGGGCTCTAGG GTATGAAGGCTCACTGATGGacgaggaggaagaagaggaggtgGCCCTGGCTAAGTTGGTGAGCGGCGGAGCCTCGTGCCAAGAGTTAACAGCACTGTGCTGTTGGCTGGTGACTGAGCTGAGGCTACTGTGTTTGCTGGAGGAGGATGTCAGCCCCACTAGTG GGCCTGAAGATGCAGACACCTTTCAGTTGGAGATGAGTGGAGTGCTGAGTGAGCTGCATTGTCCATATACATTGCTGACCTCTGGGCATGTGACCTCCCGGTTGACCGATGCCAAGAACTGTCTACTGCTGCTCG AATTTCTGAGCTCAGAGCTGCAGGCAGCTAGGCTGCTGTCCAGCAGACCATTTCCTGTGCCGGAGAAGAACGAGGCTGCTGAGGAACTCAGGCAAAtcagcctggcactgaatatgccTGAATCTACTTTGAGCAGCCCTGCATCACAGCTGCTAGAAGGAATGAGAGCTAAG GTATCTGATCTTTTGTCTACCTTGCCTGAGAGTGAAGCAGTGATGAGGCCTCTGCTGAAAGTCCCCTTGGATCCCCATCAGTGG gagcagctgcagcagaTCCAGCAGACCTTGCGTAGCGAGTATGAATGTCGCATGCGAATGCTGGTCTCTCGCTTCCATGTAACACTACAGTCCTTCCACTGGTCTGAGAGGTCAAAG GAccgagagaaagaaatgttccaGGTGTACACTCCTCTTCGCTCTGCCCTAACTGTGCAGTCCCATGTGACTTTAGCCCACATACTTGCCATGCGGGAGGACACCTCACGCATCGTGAAAACCAGCAGCGGTGCCTCAAGGGAGAAAACCAGCTGTTCTGTGAACAAG GTTCTCATGGGCAGTGTCCCAGACCGAGGGGGTAGACCTAACGAGATTGAGCCCCCCATGCCGATGTGGGAAAAACGGAGAGAATGGAAGGGTGACAGCAGCCAGAAACATTGGAAGAAGCATGGCAGAAAAAAGAATCGCTAG
- the FAM98C gene encoding protein FAM98C isoform X3, protein MSAESVPCSSPVVLRPVLRALGYEGSLMDEEEEEEVALAKLVSGGASCQELTALCCWLVTELRLLCLLEEDVSPTSGPEDADTFQLEMSGVLSELHCPYTLLTSGHVTSRLTDAKNCLLLLEFLSSELQAARLLSSRPFPVPEKNEAAEELRQISLALNMPESTLSSPASQLLEGMRAKEQLQQIQQTLRSEYECRMRMLVSRFHVTLQSFHWSERSKDREKEMFQVYTPLRSALTVQSHVTLAHILAMREDTSRIVKTSSGASREKTSCSVNKVLMGSVPDRGGRPNEIEPPMPMWEKRREWKGDSSQKHWKKHGRKKNR, encoded by the exons ATGAGTGCGGAGTCGGTTCCGTGCTCTTCCCCCGTTGTGTTGCGACCGGTGCTTCGGGCTCTAGG GTATGAAGGCTCACTGATGGacgaggaggaagaagaggaggtgGCCCTGGCTAAGTTGGTGAGCGGCGGAGCCTCGTGCCAAGAGTTAACAGCACTGTGCTGTTGGCTGGTGACTGAGCTGAGGCTACTGTGTTTGCTGGAGGAGGATGTCAGCCCCACTAGTG GGCCTGAAGATGCAGACACCTTTCAGTTGGAGATGAGTGGAGTGCTGAGTGAGCTGCATTGTCCATATACATTGCTGACCTCTGGGCATGTGACCTCCCGGTTGACCGATGCCAAGAACTGTCTACTGCTGCTCG AATTTCTGAGCTCAGAGCTGCAGGCAGCTAGGCTGCTGTCCAGCAGACCATTTCCTGTGCCGGAGAAGAACGAGGCTGCTGAGGAACTCAGGCAAAtcagcctggcactgaatatgccTGAATCTACTTTGAGCAGCCCTGCATCACAGCTGCTAGAAGGAATGAGAGCTAAG gagcagctgcagcagaTCCAGCAGACCTTGCGTAGCGAGTATGAATGTCGCATGCGAATGCTGGTCTCTCGCTTCCATGTAACACTACAGTCCTTCCACTGGTCTGAGAGGTCAAAG GAccgagagaaagaaatgttccaGGTGTACACTCCTCTTCGCTCTGCCCTAACTGTGCAGTCCCATGTGACTTTAGCCCACATACTTGCCATGCGGGAGGACACCTCACGCATCGTGAAAACCAGCAGCGGTGCCTCAAGGGAGAAAACCAGCTGTTCTGTGAACAAG GTTCTCATGGGCAGTGTCCCAGACCGAGGGGGTAGACCTAACGAGATTGAGCCCCCCATGCCGATGTGGGAAAAACGGAGAGAATGGAAGGGTGACAGCAGCCAGAAACATTGGAAGAAGCATGGCAGAAAAAAGAATCGCTAG
- the FAM98C gene encoding protein FAM98C isoform X2 — translation MDEEEEEEVALAKLVSGGASCQELTALCCWLVTELRLLCLLEEDVSPTSGPEDADTFQLEMSGVLSELHCPYTLLTSGHVTSRLTDAKNCLLLLEFLSSELQAARLLSSRPFPVPEKNEAAEELRQISLALNMPESTLSSPASQLLEGMRAKVSDLLSTLPESEAVMRPLLKVPLDPHQWEQLQQIQQTLRSEYECRMRMLVSRFHVTLQSFHWSERSKDREKEMFQVYTPLRSALTVQSHVTLAHILAMREDTSRIVKTSSGASREKTSCSVNKVLMGSVPDRGGRPNEIEPPMPMWEKRREWKGDSSQKHWKKHGRKKNR, via the exons ATGGacgaggaggaagaagaggaggtgGCCCTGGCTAAGTTGGTGAGCGGCGGAGCCTCGTGCCAAGAGTTAACAGCACTGTGCTGTTGGCTGGTGACTGAGCTGAGGCTACTGTGTTTGCTGGAGGAGGATGTCAGCCCCACTAGTG GGCCTGAAGATGCAGACACCTTTCAGTTGGAGATGAGTGGAGTGCTGAGTGAGCTGCATTGTCCATATACATTGCTGACCTCTGGGCATGTGACCTCCCGGTTGACCGATGCCAAGAACTGTCTACTGCTGCTCG AATTTCTGAGCTCAGAGCTGCAGGCAGCTAGGCTGCTGTCCAGCAGACCATTTCCTGTGCCGGAGAAGAACGAGGCTGCTGAGGAACTCAGGCAAAtcagcctggcactgaatatgccTGAATCTACTTTGAGCAGCCCTGCATCACAGCTGCTAGAAGGAATGAGAGCTAAG GTATCTGATCTTTTGTCTACCTTGCCTGAGAGTGAAGCAGTGATGAGGCCTCTGCTGAAAGTCCCCTTGGATCCCCATCAGTGG gagcagctgcagcagaTCCAGCAGACCTTGCGTAGCGAGTATGAATGTCGCATGCGAATGCTGGTCTCTCGCTTCCATGTAACACTACAGTCCTTCCACTGGTCTGAGAGGTCAAAG GAccgagagaaagaaatgttccaGGTGTACACTCCTCTTCGCTCTGCCCTAACTGTGCAGTCCCATGTGACTTTAGCCCACATACTTGCCATGCGGGAGGACACCTCACGCATCGTGAAAACCAGCAGCGGTGCCTCAAGGGAGAAAACCAGCTGTTCTGTGAACAAG GTTCTCATGGGCAGTGTCCCAGACCGAGGGGGTAGACCTAACGAGATTGAGCCCCCCATGCCGATGTGGGAAAAACGGAGAGAATGGAAGGGTGACAGCAGCCAGAAACATTGGAAGAAGCATGGCAGAAAAAAGAATCGCTAG